Proteins from one Escherichia coli genomic window:
- the cynS gene encoding cyanase: MIQSQINRNIRLDLADAILLSKAKKDLSFAEIADGTGLAEAFVTAALLGQQALPADAARLVGAKLELDEDAILLLQMIPLRGCIDDRVPTDPTMYRFYEMLQVYGTTLKALVHEKFGDGIISAINFKLDVKKVADPEGGERAVITLDGKYLPTKPF; the protein is encoded by the coding sequence ATGATTCAGTCGCAAATTAACCGCAATATTCGTCTTGATCTTGCCGATGCCATTTTGCTCAGCAAAGCTAAAAAAGATCTCTCATTTGCCGAGATTGCCGACGGCACCGGGCTGGCAGAAGCCTTTGTGACCGCGGCTTTGCTGGGTCAGCAGGCGCTTCCTGCCGACGCCGCCCGCCTGGTCGGGGCGAAGCTGGAGCTTGACGAAGACGCCATTTTACTGTTGCAGATGATTCCACTGCGTGGCTGCATTGATGACCGTGTTCCAACCGACCCAACGATGTACCGTTTCTATGAAATGTTGCAGGTGTACGGTACGACCCTGAAAGCGTTGGTTCATGAGAAGTTTGGTGATGGCATTATCAGTGCGATTAACTTCAAACTCGACGTCAAGAAAGTGGCGGACCCGGAAGGTGGCGAACGTGCTGTCATCACTTTAGATGGTAAATATCTGCCGACCAAACCGTTCTGA
- the cynT gene encoding carbonic anhydrase CynT: protein MKEIIDGFLKFQREAFPEREALFKQLATQQSPRTLFISCSDSRLVPELVTQREPGDLFVIRNAGNIVPSYGPEPGGVSASVEYAVAALRVSDIVICGHSNCGAMTAIASCQCMDHMPAVSHWLRYADSARVVNEARPHSDLASKAAAMVRENVIAQLANLQTHPSVRLALEEGRIALHGWVYDIESGSIAAFDGATRQFVPLAANPCVCAIPLRQPTAA from the coding sequence GTGAAAGAGATTATTGATGGATTCCTTAAATTCCAGCGCGAGGCATTTCCTGAGCGGGAAGCCTTGTTTAAACAGCTGGCGACACAGCAAAGCCCGCGCACACTTTTTATCTCCTGCTCCGACAGCCGTCTGGTCCCTGAGCTGGTGACGCAACGCGAACCTGGCGATCTGTTCGTGATTCGCAACGCGGGCAATATCGTCCCTTCCTACGGACCGGAACCTGGTGGCGTTTCTGCTTCGGTGGAGTATGCCGTCGCTGCGCTTCGGGTATCTGACATTGTGATTTGCGGTCATTCCAACTGTGGCGCGATGACTGCCATTGCCAGCTGTCAGTGCATGGACCATATGCCTGCTGTTTCCCACTGGCTGCGTTATGCCGATTCAGCCCGCGTCGTTAATGAGGCGCGCCCGCATTCCGATTTAGCGTCAAAAGCTGCGGCGATGGTACGTGAAAACGTCATTGCTCAGTTGGCTAATTTGCAAACTCATCCATCGGTGCGCCTGGCGCTCGAAGAGGGGCGGATCGCCCTGCACGGCTGGGTCTACGACATTGAAAGCGGCAGTATCGCAGCCTTTGACGGCGCAACCCGCCAGTTTGTGCCACTGGCAGCTAATCCTTGCGTTTGTGCCATACCGCTACGCCAGCCGACCGCAGCGTAA
- the cynR gene encoding transcriptional regulator CynR: MLSRHINYFLAVAEHGSFTRAASALHISQPALSQQIRQLEESLGVPLFDRSGRTIRLTDAGEVWRQYASRALQELGAGKRAIHDVADLTRGSLRIAVTPTFTSYFIGPLMADFYARYPGITLQLQEMSQEKIEDLLCRDELDVGIAFAPVHSPELEAIPLLTESLALVVAQHHPLAVHEQVALSCLHDEKLVLLSAEFATREQIDHYCEKAGLHPQVVIEANSISAVLALIRRTSLSTLLPAAIATQHDGLKAISLAPPLLERTAVLLRRKNSWQTAAAKAFLQMALDECAVVGGNESR; this comes from the coding sequence ATGCTCTCTCGACATATCAATTACTTTCTTGCCGTGGCTGAACATGGCAGCTTCACCCGTGCCGCCAGTGCGTTGCATATCTCCCAACCTGCGCTTTCCCAGCAGATTCGCCAGTTAGAAGAGAGTTTGGGCGTACCGCTGTTTGACCGTAGCGGGCGAACGATTCGTCTCACCGATGCGGGAGAAGTCTGGCGACAGTACGCCAGCCGTGCGTTACAGGAACTGGGGGCGGGTAAACGGGCGATTCATGATGTTGCCGATTTGACGCGAGGATCGCTGCGCATCGCCGTCACCCCCACCTTCACGAGCTACTTTATCGGCCCTTTAATGGCGGATTTCTATGCGCGTTATCCCGGCATCACGCTCCAGCTACAGGAAATGTCACAGGAGAAAATCGAAGATCTGCTTTGCCGCGACGAGCTGGATGTTGGGATTGCCTTCGCGCCGGTGCATTCGCCGGAACTGGAGGCAATACCTTTACTGACAGAAAGTTTAGCGTTAGTCGTGGCGCAACATCATCCACTGGCAGTCCATGAACAGGTGGCGTTGAGTTGCTTGCATGATGAAAAACTGGTACTGCTCAGCGCGGAATTTGCCACCAGAGAGCAAATTGACCACTACTGCGAGAAAGCGGGGCTACATCCACAGGTGGTGATAGAGGCGAACTCAATTAGCGCAGTTCTGGCGCTGATTCGCCGCACTTCCCTTTCCACATTGTTGCCAGCAGCGATTGCCACACAACATGACGGGCTTAAAGCTATATCCCTTGCCCCACCGTTACTGGAGAGAACGGCGGTTTTGTTGCGGCGGAAAAATAGCTGGCAGACAGCCGCCGCAAAGGCATTTTTGCAAATGGCGTTGGATGAATGCGCGGTTGTTGGCGGGAATGAATCGCGGTAG